A region from the Kineothrix sp. IPX-CK genome encodes:
- a CDS encoding methyl-accepting chemotaxis protein translates to MGRKTKAVLRPDEKKKTTKKTANAGIMGTLLRAFLVPIVLIIVLGLVSYKTASNVIKEKVEDSSISTASAMSMYCGLLTGNVSSKALEMVVGDELSTYYEKYYKQKNAIEYLQSAKKNLLQMQFSVDYMYSCSIIPENGTYLTSITGSMGDNVYEGFMESPEGRYFKENETRKNGWFGYHSFLDQRLDISDKWYGLAFFQKFSKANTYLVLDITTETIYEMLDEMDFGENSIKALISPDGREIVRLQKGEGSGEVLLSKGTEAVFADKDFYEKSLGAEEAGGNYVKYNGNTYLYVYAPVGNTGILLCGLIPQDNIVKDVNSIRSLCIVMVFLACVIAFVIGGKIAAGMSKSVKIITKGLHEVAGGNLTQEFKTDRRDEFSLLAKSLNDTLESMRTLMEDMQKFGNKVKEMAEGAAMKSETIHASVKEISAAVDEVANGAQTQAKEADISNHKMADFAVKIDGVSKGTNDMAHTVDRAAAVVEQGRVIVHELNMKSETTVSITKVLVDNIKDVEERSTEIEGFIDTINRIAGQTNLLSLNASIEAARAGENGKGFAVVAEEIRKLADESMQAGKSIKDIVENIGETTGRTTRSAKEAETIVFAQAASLEETIQVFGEIDRCVENLVKGLKNVAGNMQEIAGEKEQVQESIHNISVVSEQSAVATEEVTATLDEQVRIVSGLKEDVELLKKEADALDRSIGKFVTVRSVHSNEDLLYK, encoded by the coding sequence ATGGGGAGAAAAACGAAAGCGGTATTAAGGCCGGACGAAAAGAAGAAAACAACGAAGAAGACAGCAAATGCAGGCATCATGGGTACCTTGCTAAGGGCATTTCTCGTTCCTATTGTATTAATTATCGTATTAGGCCTTGTGTCTTATAAGACTGCCTCAAATGTCATAAAGGAAAAGGTGGAGGATTCTTCCATAAGTACGGCGTCTGCCATGAGCATGTACTGCGGCCTGTTGACGGGCAACGTATCCTCAAAGGCACTGGAAATGGTCGTCGGAGACGAGCTGTCCACATATTATGAAAAGTATTATAAGCAGAAAAACGCAATAGAATATTTGCAAAGTGCTAAAAAAAATCTTCTCCAAATGCAGTTTAGTGTGGACTATATGTACAGCTGTTCAATTATTCCGGAAAACGGAACTTATCTTACTTCCATAACGGGAAGCATGGGCGATAACGTATATGAGGGATTTATGGAGTCTCCGGAGGGCCGATATTTTAAGGAGAATGAAACGCGCAAGAACGGATGGTTCGGTTACCATTCTTTTCTGGATCAGCGCCTAGACATCTCAGATAAATGGTATGGTCTGGCATTTTTTCAGAAATTTTCCAAGGCAAATACTTATCTCGTACTGGATATCACTACAGAAACTATTTATGAGATGCTGGATGAGATGGATTTCGGCGAGAACAGTATAAAGGCATTGATTTCTCCGGACGGAAGGGAGATTGTGCGTCTGCAGAAGGGTGAAGGCAGCGGGGAAGTGCTTCTGTCTAAGGGTACGGAAGCGGTATTTGCGGATAAGGATTTTTATGAAAAGAGTCTGGGTGCGGAAGAAGCAGGCGGCAATTATGTCAAATACAACGGAAATACGTATTTATACGTATATGCTCCGGTGGGAAATACCGGGATACTGTTGTGCGGCCTGATTCCCCAGGATAATATTGTAAAGGATGTCAATTCCATTCGAAGCTTATGTATCGTGATGGTATTTCTTGCATGTGTGATCGCTTTTGTCATAGGAGGCAAAATTGCGGCGGGCATGAGCAAGTCCGTGAAGATCATCACCAAAGGACTGCATGAGGTGGCGGGAGGCAATCTGACACAGGAATTCAAGACAGACCGCAGAGACGAATTCAGCCTTCTTGCCAAAAGCTTGAACGATACGCTGGAAAGTATGCGTACGCTCATGGAAGATATGCAGAAATTCGGAAATAAAGTAAAGGAAATGGCGGAAGGAGCCGCGATGAAATCGGAGACCATCCACGCTTCCGTCAAGGAAATTTCAGCGGCGGTAGACGAAGTGGCAAATGGGGCACAGACTCAGGCGAAGGAAGCGGATATCAGCAACCATAAGATGGCGGACTTTGCAGTGAAGATCGACGGCGTAAGCAAAGGGACGAACGATATGGCCCATACCGTAGACCGGGCCGCAGCTGTGGTGGAACAGGGGCGCGTCATCGTCCATGAGCTGAATATGAAGTCGGAGACGACAGTTTCCATTACCAAGGTATTGGTAGACAATATCAAGGATGTGGAGGAACGTTCCACAGAGATTGAAGGCTTTATCGATACGATCAACCGCATTGCCGGACAGACTAACCTTCTGTCTCTAAATGCTTCCATTGAAGCGGCGAGAGCGGGAGAGAACGGCAAGGGATTTGCGGTGGTGGCGGAAGAAATCCGTAAGCTTGCAGATGAATCTATGCAGGCAGGCAAGAGTATTAAGGATATCGTGGAGAATATCGGAGAGACCACGGGAAGGACGACCAGATCTGCTAAAGAAGCGGAGACGATTGTATTCGCACAGGCTGCTTCTTTGGAGGAGACTATACAGGTGTTCGGGGAGATCGACCGCTGCGTGGAGAATCTTGTGAAGGGGCTTAAGAATGTTGCAGGGAACATGCAGGAGATTGCCGGAGAGAAGGAACAGGTACAAGAATCCATCCATAATATTTCCGTGGTGTCGGAGCAGTCGGCGGTGGCAACAGAAGAAGTGACCGCAACGTTAGATGAACAGGTCAGGATCGTTTCCGGTCTGAAAGAGGATGTGGAGCTGCTGAAGAAAGAAGCGGATGCGCTAGACCGGTCTATCGGAAAATTTGTTACTGTCCGCTCCGTTCACAGTAACGAAGATTTATTATATAAATAA
- a CDS encoding cobyric acid synthase, whose protein sequence is MSKSIMIQGTMSNAGKSLLVAGLCRIFMQDGFSAAPFKSQNMALNSYITKDGLEMGRAQVIQAQAAGLEPSVLMNPILLKPTNDIGSQVIVNGEVLGNMNARDYFTYKKKLVPVIKAAYDKLQETADIIVIEGAGSPAEINLKENDIVNMGLAKLVDAPVLLVGDIDRGGVFAQLIGTLMLLEKEEQERVKGLIINKFRGDKTILDPGISMLEVKGGKPVVGVIPYMDISIEDEDSLTTRFEKKEKALIDIAVIRFPRISNFTDFDRFEQLKDVSVRYVKSVAELGSPDMILLPGSKNTMGDLKWMRQNGLEAAVKKMSESCVVFGICGGYQMLGKSISDPFCTEEGGNIRGMELLAIDTVLKKDKIRTQVTGRFCSLGGELSSLSGMEIEGYEIHMGVSSREAEASPISVLTDKKDGADKADGAFLTNVYGTYVHGIFDHGEIAPAIVRCLAEKKGISYDGGRPMDHKIFRETQYDKLAKVLREYLDMDYIYDLLGVEHKRVDW, encoded by the coding sequence ATGTCCAAATCGATCATGATACAAGGAACGATGTCCAATGCGGGAAAGAGCCTGCTCGTTGCAGGTCTGTGCCGGATATTTATGCAGGACGGTTTTAGTGCGGCGCCTTTCAAGTCGCAGAATATGGCTCTGAATTCTTATATTACGAAGGATGGTCTGGAAATGGGGCGTGCTCAGGTCATTCAGGCGCAGGCAGCCGGTCTGGAACCTTCCGTACTCATGAATCCCATTCTTCTAAAGCCTACTAACGATATCGGTTCTCAGGTAATCGTAAACGGGGAAGTCCTTGGGAATATGAATGCAAGAGATTATTTCACCTATAAAAAGAAGCTCGTTCCGGTCATAAAGGCGGCTTATGACAAGCTGCAGGAGACGGCGGATATCATCGTAATCGAGGGTGCGGGAAGTCCGGCGGAAATAAATTTAAAGGAAAACGATATTGTAAATATGGGATTGGCGAAGCTGGTAGATGCTCCCGTACTGCTAGTGGGAGACATTGATAGGGGCGGAGTCTTTGCGCAGCTTATCGGAACCCTGATGCTTTTGGAAAAAGAAGAGCAGGAACGGGTAAAGGGACTGATCATCAACAAGTTCAGGGGTGATAAAACCATACTCGATCCGGGCATAAGCATGCTGGAGGTAAAGGGCGGAAAACCGGTAGTAGGAGTCATTCCGTATATGGATATTTCCATTGAGGATGAAGACAGCCTGACCACCCGCTTTGAGAAAAAAGAAAAAGCCCTGATAGATATAGCGGTTATCCGGTTTCCGAGAATTTCTAACTTTACGGATTTCGACAGATTCGAACAGCTGAAAGATGTTTCTGTGAGGTATGTGAAAAGTGTGGCAGAGCTTGGCAGCCCCGATATGATCTTGCTTCCCGGGAGTAAGAATACGATGGGAGACTTAAAGTGGATGCGCCAGAACGGTTTGGAAGCGGCAGTCAAAAAGATGTCCGAAAGCTGCGTGGTATTTGGCATATGCGGAGGCTATCAGATGTTAGGTAAGAGCATTTCAGATCCCTTTTGCACTGAAGAAGGTGGAAATATAAGGGGAATGGAACTGCTCGCAATAGACACCGTACTTAAGAAAGACAAAATAAGAACTCAGGTAACGGGAAGATTCTGTAGTTTAGGCGGAGAGTTGTCTTCGCTTTCCGGCATGGAGATAGAAGGCTATGAGATACATATGGGTGTAAGCAGCCGGGAAGCAGAAGCTTCGCCCATCAGCGTCCTTACGGATAAAAAGGATGGCGCAGATAAGGCGGACGGTGCTTTCTTAACCAATGTATACGGCACTTATGTGCATGGAATTTTTGACCATGGAGAAATCGCTCCTGCAATCGTGAGATGCCTGGCGGAAAAGAAAGGAATCTCCTATGACGGCGGGCGGCCCATGGATCATAAAATATTCAGGGAAACGCAGTATGACAAGCTGGCGAAGGTGCTTAGAGAATACTTGGATATGGATTACATTTACGATTTGTTGGGAGTAGAGCATAAGAGGGTGGATTGGTGA
- the cobT gene encoding nicotinate-nucleotide--dimethylbenzimidazole phosphoribosyltransferase, giving the protein MEIERRIKEIWDGIAKPLDGLGRFETIIARIGAIEGDTRIDISSKAVIVLCADNGIVEEGISQSGQEVTAHVAESMGRGESSVCRMAKAAGADVIAVDIGINSKISGEGIVHRKIAYGTKNFLKEPAMTKEEVLQAVTVGIELVKDCKKRGYTLLATGEMGIGNTTTSAAVTAALLGCPAKDVAGRGAGLSKEGLSRKYEVINSALEKYQFQRTDTRSINALNILAAVGGLDIAGLTGVFIGGGLYRVPIVMDGSISAAAALAAQRLVPGIKEFIIPSHVSKEPAAGKIMQELGLHPVIDGEMALGEGTGAVMMFSLLDIALSVYENRTGFQDISVQQYVRFD; this is encoded by the coding sequence ATGGAAATAGAGCGAAGGATTAAAGAAATATGGGATGGCATTGCAAAGCCGCTGGATGGCCTGGGGCGGTTTGAAACGATAATCGCCCGTATAGGAGCGATTGAGGGAGATACCAGAATTGATATTTCTTCGAAAGCCGTTATTGTTCTATGTGCGGATAACGGAATCGTGGAGGAAGGAATCAGTCAAAGCGGCCAGGAAGTAACGGCGCATGTAGCCGAGAGCATGGGAAGAGGAGAAAGCAGCGTGTGCAGGATGGCGAAGGCCGCCGGAGCAGACGTAATAGCGGTGGATATAGGAATTAATTCCAAGATAAGCGGGGAGGGTATTGTACATAGGAAAATCGCCTATGGAACAAAAAACTTTTTAAAAGAGCCTGCCATGACGAAAGAAGAGGTCTTGCAAGCCGTTACGGTAGGAATTGAGCTGGTGAAGGACTGTAAAAAAAGAGGTTATACGCTTCTTGCTACCGGAGAAATGGGTATCGGAAATACTACCACCAGTGCAGCGGTGACGGCGGCTCTATTGGGATGTCCGGCAAAGGACGTAGCAGGAAGAGGAGCAGGACTGAGTAAGGAAGGTTTGAGCCGCAAATACGAAGTGATCAACAGCGCTTTGGAAAAATATCAATTTCAGAGGACGGATACCCGAAGCATAAATGCTCTTAATATACTTGCGGCAGTAGGGGGGCTGGATATTGCAGGGCTTACCGGCGTATTTATCGGCGGTGGGCTGTATCGTGTGCCGATAGTGATGGACGGCTCCATCAGTGCGGCGGCCGCGCTTGCAGCACAGCGGCTGGTGCCCGGCATAAAAGAATTCATCATTCCTTCCCATGTAAGCAAGGAGCCTGCCGCAGGAAAGATTATGCAGGAGCTTGGATTGCATCCGGTCATCGACGGGGAAATGGCACTTGGAGAGGGAACAGGCGCAGTAATGATGTTTTCACTGCTAGATATTGCCCTATCCGTTTATGAGAACCGGACGGGGTTTCAGGATATCAGTGTACAGCAGTATGTACGCTTCGATTAG
- a CDS encoding bifunctional adenosylcobinamide kinase/adenosylcobinamide-phosphate guanylyltransferase, with protein MVIIISGGSGSGKSAYAEKKILSLRGAEPLYYLATMQIYDTEGKKKVERHRKLREGKGFVTIEQPLNVGAAADAVEEQASVLLECMSNLAANEMFANAETGLPEVSQVEERVMGSVRMLAERTKHLVIVTNNVFEDGNSYDEGTMRYMETLGRINCRLAELADEVTEVVAGIPVEVK; from the coding sequence ATGGTAATTATCATATCCGGCGGCAGCGGCAGCGGGAAGTCTGCCTATGCTGAAAAGAAAATATTATCACTGAGAGGAGCGGAGCCGCTTTACTATCTGGCGACCATGCAAATATATGATACGGAAGGCAAAAAGAAGGTGGAGAGACATAGGAAGCTGAGAGAGGGAAAGGGGTTCGTTACAATAGAGCAGCCGTTAAACGTTGGGGCGGCAGCAGATGCGGTAGAAGAACAGGCATCGGTACTGCTTGAATGTATGTCCAATCTGGCGGCAAATGAGATGTTTGCAAATGCAGAGACCGGGCTGCCCGAAGTATCACAAGTAGAAGAGCGTGTGATGGGCAGCGTACGGATGCTTGCGGAGAGGACAAAGCATCTGGTCATCGTGACCAACAATGTGTTCGAAGATGGTAACAGCTATGACGAAGGGACCATGCGGTATATGGAGACGCTGGGACGAATTAATTGCAGGCTGGCGGAGCTTGCGGACGAGGTGACAGAGGTAGTTGCGGGAATACCGGTAGAGGTGAAATGA
- a CDS encoding adenosylcobinamide-GDP ribazoletransferase, with amino-acid sequence MFLIKAAGIAFSMFSIIPVPQFEWKEKDMKYMIAFFPLVGVVIGITVYLWTMFCQALGMSKGCLVLIGTALPIVISGGIHVDGYMDTMDALHSYRDRERKLEILKDAHVGAFSVILLIVYYLIYIGAYLEIEGMKAAGLLASGFYLSRILSGIGAVTFACARKDGLLYTFSSSAQKRLVRILLYLQLAVCGGTMIFLSKGIGTAAILMSLLTFLYYWKKSKKEFGGITGDTSGYFTVLCEGVIMLTISIGGKV; translated from the coding sequence ATGTTTTTAATTAAAGCTGCAGGAATTGCTTTTTCTATGTTTTCCATTATTCCGGTTCCCCAGTTTGAATGGAAGGAAAAGGATATGAAATATATGATTGCCTTTTTTCCTTTGGTCGGCGTGGTAATAGGAATTACGGTATATTTGTGGACAATGTTCTGTCAGGCTTTGGGAATGAGCAAAGGCTGTTTAGTCCTCATCGGAACAGCTCTTCCGATTGTCATATCCGGAGGAATCCATGTGGACGGTTATATGGATACGATGGATGCGCTGCACTCTTACAGGGATAGGGAGAGGAAGCTTGAAATATTGAAGGATGCCCATGTGGGAGCCTTTTCGGTCATTCTGTTAATTGTATATTACCTTATATATATAGGTGCGTATTTGGAAATCGAGGGGATGAAGGCTGCAGGGCTTTTGGCCTCGGGTTTCTATCTTTCCAGAATTCTCAGCGGGATCGGTGCGGTGACTTTTGCCTGTGCCAGGAAAGATGGATTGCTGTATACCTTTTCAAGCAGTGCCCAGAAAAGGCTGGTAAGGATACTCCTGTATTTGCAGCTGGCAGTTTGCGGCGGGACGATGATCTTTTTATCCAAAGGTATAGGAACCGCAGCAATTCTAATGAGTCTATTGACCTTTCTTTATTACTGGAAAAAAAGCAAAAAGGAATTCGGGGGAATTACGGGAGATACTTCAGGGTATTTTACCGTACTTTGTGAAGGGGTAATTATGTTAACCATATCGATAGGAGGTAAAGTGTGA
- a CDS encoding bifunctional adenosylcobinamide kinase/adenosylcobinamide-phosphate guanylyltransferase codes for MELYIGGYAQGKLRYVLKESGRGLESVVDGALEDLADIGQEKEIINRFHEWFFLKLQLKEEPEKIIEQILSNRKDLIIISNEVGCGIVPMEEEQRQYRERLGRCLCDIAKKADRVERIICGLGQRIK; via the coding sequence ATGGAATTGTATATAGGTGGATATGCCCAGGGAAAGCTTAGGTATGTCTTGAAAGAAAGTGGCCGCGGATTAGAAAGCGTGGTGGATGGAGCTTTGGAAGATTTAGCGGATATCGGACAAGAGAAAGAAATCATAAACCGCTTTCATGAATGGTTCTTCCTAAAGCTTCAGCTGAAAGAAGAGCCGGAAAAAATAATAGAGCAGATACTCTCAAATCGTAAAGACCTGATTATTATAAGCAACGAAGTGGGCTGCGGTATCGTGCCTATGGAGGAAGAACAGAGGCAGTACAGGGAGAGACTTGGAAGATGCCTCTGCGACATTGCGAAAAAGGCGGATCGTGTTGAGCGTATCATATGCGGATTGGGGCAAAGGATTAAATGA
- a CDS encoding histidine phosphatase family protein: MRLILIRHGATKANEEGRYIGGRTQEVLTEEGRKKLLAVKAAGKYPLVQCLASSPMERCIETARLIYEREPAIVIEEWREIDFGSFEGKNYKELMSDTYYRKWLDSNGTLPFLQGESREEFSERCCEGFVKFCGHMEAERMETAAAIVHGGTIMAVLSSFGRGEYYDFQCKNGEGYCVEVSMDGAIRIEDIRKL; this comes from the coding sequence ATGAGACTGATATTGATACGTCATGGTGCTACGAAAGCGAACGAAGAAGGCAGATATATCGGAGGAAGAACGCAGGAGGTTCTTACCGAAGAAGGAAGGAAGAAGCTGCTTGCAGTAAAAGCGGCGGGAAAATATCCTCTGGTACAATGCCTGGCCTCCAGTCCGATGGAACGATGTATAGAGACCGCAAGACTGATTTATGAAAGGGAGCCTGCTATCGTCATAGAGGAATGGCGGGAAATAGATTTCGGAAGCTTTGAAGGGAAGAATTATAAAGAATTGATGAGTGATACCTACTACCGGAAATGGCTGGACAGCAATGGAACTCTGCCCTTTCTGCAGGGAGAGAGCAGAGAAGAATTCTCAGAAAGATGCTGCGAAGGTTTCGTGAAATTTTGTGGACATATGGAAGCGGAGCGTATGGAAACTGCCGCAGCCATCGTTCATGGAGGAACGATCATGGCTGTGCTCAGCTCGTTTGGAAGGGGAGAATACTACGACTTTCAATGTAAAAATGGAGAAGGCTATTGCGTCGAGGTTTCCATGGATGGAGCAATACGAATAGAGGATATTCGGAAGCTATGA
- the cbiB gene encoding adenosylcobinamide-phosphate synthase CbiB, whose amino-acid sequence MREIILYHMLGFFAGFVLDLVLGDPYWLPHPVRAIGNLIAKLEAVLLKKKDGADRTQDEERKAGRILVITVLTLTGGISFLMLWMAYTLHPVLGIVIESIMSYQILATKCLKQESMKVYARLKEQDLPGARKAVSMIVGRDTNALDETGVAKAAIETVAENLSDGVIAPMLYLAAFGPVLGLLYKAVNTMDSMVGYKNEKYLHFGQAAAKLDDGVNYIPARISAVLMIASAFLAGKDFDEKRALMIYRRDRYEHASPNSAQTEAALAGALGIRIAGDASYFGEIVKKPYIGDEVRAVEYEDIVRANKLLYLSAALCECICLLIMSGIYFFLL is encoded by the coding sequence ATGCGGGAGATTATACTGTATCATATGTTAGGCTTTTTTGCAGGATTTGTTCTGGACCTTGTGCTTGGAGACCCCTATTGGCTGCCCCATCCGGTAAGAGCCATCGGCAATTTGATCGCGAAGCTGGAAGCGGTACTGCTTAAAAAAAAGGATGGAGCGGATAGAACGCAAGATGAGGAACGTAAGGCAGGAAGAATTCTCGTAATTACTGTTTTGACGTTGACAGGGGGTATTTCCTTCTTGATGTTATGGATGGCCTATACGTTGCATCCGGTATTAGGAATCGTTATAGAAAGTATCATGAGCTATCAAATCCTCGCTACTAAGTGCTTGAAACAGGAGAGCATGAAGGTTTATGCAAGGCTTAAAGAACAGGATTTGCCGGGGGCGAGAAAAGCAGTCTCCATGATCGTAGGGAGAGATACGAACGCCCTGGATGAAACGGGAGTCGCGAAAGCAGCTATAGAAACGGTAGCTGAGAACCTTTCCGACGGAGTCATAGCACCCATGCTTTATCTGGCTGCCTTCGGCCCGGTACTGGGACTTTTATACAAGGCGGTCAATACGATGGATTCCATGGTTGGATATAAAAATGAAAAATATCTTCATTTTGGCCAAGCGGCCGCGAAGCTGGACGATGGGGTCAATTATATTCCGGCAAGGATCAGCGCTGTACTGATGATTGCTTCTGCTTTTCTGGCAGGCAAGGATTTTGACGAAAAGCGGGCGCTTATGATTTACAGACGGGACAGGTATGAACATGCCAGCCCTAATTCCGCACAGACGGAGGCGGCTCTCGCCGGAGCACTGGGAATCAGGATCGCCGGGGATGCCAGTTATTTTGGAGAAATAGTAAAAAAGCCTTACATAGGAGACGAGGTGCGCGCAGTGGAATACGAGGATATTGTGAGGGCAAATAAGCTTTTGTATTTATCCGCGGCTCTATGTGAGTGTATTTGCCTGCTCATTATGTCGGGTATTTACTTTTTTTTATTATAA